The genomic interval GCACGCCTTTGGGCGCATCGGCTGTTTCCTGGCGGGCTGCTGCCACGGCCGCACCTGCGACCCCCATGCCTGGTACGCGGTGGTCTTTCCTGAACGCCCGGAGGGCCTGGCCCCGGCCGGTATTCCCCTGTATCCGGTGCAGCTGATCGAGTCGGCGGCGGAATTTTTGATCTTCGCCTTCCTCGCCTGGAAGAGCCGCAAGAAAGCGTTTGACGGGCAAATTCTTCTTCTATACTTAATCACTTACGCGTTTGTGCGCATCGCCGTCGAGGCCCTGCGCGGAGACGCCGAGCGGGGATTCGTGCTGCGGGGTTGGCTCAGCACTTCGCAATTCATCAGCGCGATCCTTCTCATCGCGGCGCTGCTCGTGCTAATCTATCGCAGAGGGAGGAATCATGAAACTCGTTAACGTCGTCCGCATCGCCCTGTTGTTCTGCGTCGCCTTCGCCGCCTGCAGCAAACCGGCCCTCTACGGCACCATCCAAGAGGCCGAGGCCGTCGTGAAGTATTACTCGGTTCCGCCCGAAGAGGCCTTCCGCGCCGCCAAAGAGGCCTTGGTTTTCCGCGGCTACTCCCTCAAGGAAGTCGACGATAAAGCGCTGACCCTCGAGACCTACTGGCAGCCCACCACCGCGGACTCGCACTACGTCCTGGTCTTCGGCCGCCGCGACTTCGGCACCGTCGGGGCCTACTACCGCATCGCCGTCAAGGTGACGCCGCAGGGCACGGGCTCGAAGGTCTCCATCACCAACGTCGCCAAGAGCATCATTTCGGATTTGAAGTCCTCGAAGCGCGAGGAAGACGAACTCTTCATCAAGGTCTCGGATTTCACGCGGAAGCGCGACATCCAGGTGACCAACATCGGCCTGCAGTGACGCGGCCCCTCTTCATTCGATCAAACTGAACGACTCCACCCGCTCGATCTCCAGGATCGCGAAGTCCTCGCCGTCCACGATCTTCAGCGTCCCGCTGTCGTAATCGACGTGCGTCAAGATGCCCATGTAGGAGATTTCGAAGGCGATGATCTCGACCTTGCGGCCGATGTAGTCTTGCAAAC from Deltaproteobacteria bacterium PRO3 carries:
- the lgt gene encoding prolipoprotein diacylglyceryl transferase → MHPVLFEIPIAGGLKVHAYGLMVAVGFLAALAWIRYQSKRDGIPVAAMVDLAFWLMIAAIVGSRLVFIAVDWRYYAEHPLAAFRVWEGGLVFYGGLIACIFVAWFYLKRHRLNFWKVADVFMPGVALGHAFGRIGCFLAGCCHGRTCDPHAWYAVVFPERPEGLAPAGIPLYPVQLIESAAEFLIFAFLAWKSRKKAFDGQILLLYLITYAFVRIAVEALRGDAERGFVLRGWLSTSQFISAILLIAALLVLIYRRGRNHETR